From a single Silene latifolia isolate original U9 population chromosome 6, ASM4854445v1, whole genome shotgun sequence genomic region:
- the LOC141658595 gene encoding basic blue protein-like codes for MGQGRSSATQVMVLGLAIIMCVLAITQPTFGASYTVGDAGGWTFHVVNWPNGKSFKAGDALAFNYDRSLHNVVAVDEAGYTSCNPQSGAKVYQTGKDIIKLNKGANYFICTFRGHCQLDMKIAVNAA; via the exons ATGGGTCAGGGAAGAAGTAGTGCAACCCAAGTTATGGTTTTAGGCTTAGCCATTATAATGTGTGTCTTGGCTATAACCCAACCCACCTTTGGAGCCTCTTACACCGTCGGAGATGCTGGTGGTTGGACATTCCATGTTGTCAATTGGCCTAATGGCAAATCTTTTAAGGCTGGTGATGCTCTAG CATTCAACTATGATAGAAGTTTGCACAATGTGGTAGCAGTAGATGAGGCAGGGTACACAAGCTGTAATCCTCAAAGTGGTGCAAAAGTTTATCAAACCGGCAAGGACATTATCAAATTGAACAAAGGAGCTAACTACTTTATTTGTACTTTCCGTGGACATTGTCAGCTCGACATGAAGATCGCTGTTAATGCTGCTTAA
- the LOC141586394 gene encoding basic blue protein — translation MGQGRSSATQVMILGLAIIMCVLAIAQPTVGTPYTVGDAGGWTFNVVNWPNGKSFRAGDVLAFNYASSLHNVVVVNRGGYTSCNPQSGAKVYTSGKDNIKLSKGPNYFICTIPGHCQSGMKIAVNAA, via the exons ATGGGTCAGGGAAGAAGTAGTGCAACCcaagttatgattttagggttagcCATTATAATGTGTGTCTTGGCTATAGCCCAACCCACCGTCGGAACCCCTTACACTGTCGGAGATGCCGGTGGCTGGACTTTTAATGTTGTCAATTGGCCGAATGGCAAGTCCTTTAGGGCTGGTGATGTTCTAG CATTCAACTATGCTAGCAGTTTGCACAATGTGGTAGTAGTAAATAGGGGAGGGTACACAAGCTGCAATCCCCAAAGTGGTGCAAAAGTTTACACGAGTGGCAAGGACAACATCAAATTGAGCAAGGGCCCTAACTACTTCATTTGTACTATCCCCGGACATTGTCAGTCTGGCATGAAGATTGCTGTTAATGCCGCTTAA